A region from the Arthrobacter gengyunqii genome encodes:
- a CDS encoding glycoside hydrolase family 15 protein: protein MASPIEDYALVSDLHTGALISRRGSIDWLCLPRFDSPSVFGALLGTENHGRWLLAPEGDAAVVSRSYLGPTFILQTHWATDSGAALVTDFMPVGDGRASIVRRVEGISGTVDMRQELEVRFNYGTVLPWMRRDPDPHGERLLAVAGPNALVLRGDNLPRAVDHQHVGRFTVAAGERVDMELTWHLSHHEVPPLTDIDTALASTTDYWERWADHCDPAPQYVGPVQRSLLVLRALTHESTGGIVAAPTTSLPEVAGGERNWDYRYCWLRDAALTLEAMLGHGYADEALRWRNWLLRAVAGDPEDLQIMYAVDGARELPERILPQFTGYGGSVPVRVGNGAVSQYQADVVGEVMVALAKLRDAGVAEDHFSWPLQRALMTFLERHLEDKDHGIWEMRGEPQHFTHSRVMMWAAFDRAAAAVRSHGLDGPVELWEALRDGLREEILNRGFNEELNTFTQYYGSREVDAALLQLPQVGFLAYDDERMLGTVARIEQDLRTDSGLLLRYATHSGIDGLEPGENPFLACSFWLVEQYAATGRSGEARTLMDQLVAYSNELGLLSEEYDPVHNTMAGNFPQAFSHLALVRAADALNTAARLPEAAPAGPSGDFHPTERSR, encoded by the coding sequence ATGGCTTCCCCGATTGAGGATTATGCGCTGGTTTCAGACCTGCACACCGGTGCGCTGATTTCCCGGCGGGGAAGCATCGACTGGCTGTGTCTGCCGCGGTTCGACTCGCCGTCGGTCTTTGGTGCATTGCTGGGAACCGAAAACCACGGCCGGTGGCTGCTGGCTCCGGAGGGAGATGCCGCCGTCGTGAGCCGAAGCTATCTTGGGCCCACATTTATCCTGCAGACGCACTGGGCAACTGACAGCGGCGCTGCGCTGGTTACTGATTTCATGCCGGTGGGTGACGGTCGGGCTTCGATTGTGCGCCGGGTGGAGGGAATCAGCGGAACCGTGGATATGCGGCAGGAGCTGGAAGTTCGCTTCAACTACGGAACCGTCCTGCCGTGGATGCGCCGTGACCCCGATCCGCACGGAGAGCGGCTGCTGGCGGTAGCTGGACCGAATGCACTGGTGCTGCGCGGGGACAACCTGCCCCGGGCGGTGGACCACCAGCATGTTGGCCGCTTCACTGTGGCTGCCGGCGAGCGCGTGGACATGGAACTGACCTGGCATCTCTCCCACCATGAAGTGCCTCCGCTGACGGACATCGACACCGCGCTGGCGTCCACCACCGATTATTGGGAAAGGTGGGCGGACCACTGCGATCCCGCGCCGCAGTATGTTGGACCCGTCCAGCGCTCGCTGCTGGTGCTGCGCGCGCTGACGCATGAGTCCACCGGCGGCATTGTGGCGGCTCCCACCACCTCGCTTCCGGAGGTTGCGGGCGGGGAACGCAACTGGGATTACCGCTACTGCTGGCTCCGGGACGCGGCGCTGACCCTCGAAGCCATGCTGGGTCACGGCTACGCGGATGAGGCTCTGCGCTGGCGCAACTGGCTGCTGCGTGCCGTGGCCGGTGACCCGGAGGACCTGCAGATCATGTACGCGGTGGACGGTGCCCGTGAACTTCCCGAACGCATCCTGCCCCAGTTCACCGGGTATGGAGGATCCGTTCCGGTGCGCGTGGGGAACGGGGCGGTTTCCCAGTACCAGGCCGACGTCGTCGGTGAAGTGATGGTTGCCCTGGCCAAGCTTCGGGATGCGGGTGTGGCGGAGGATCATTTCTCCTGGCCCCTGCAGCGGGCTCTGATGACCTTCCTGGAACGCCACCTCGAGGACAAGGACCACGGAATCTGGGAAATGCGGGGAGAGCCCCAGCACTTCACCCATTCGCGGGTCATGATGTGGGCGGCGTTTGACCGGGCTGCCGCCGCCGTCCGGTCCCATGGCCTGGACGGTCCCGTGGAGCTGTGGGAGGCCTTGAGGGACGGACTGCGCGAGGAGATCCTGAACCGCGGCTTTAACGAAGAACTGAATACCTTCACCCAGTATTACGGCAGCAGGGAAGTGGACGCGGCCCTGCTGCAGCTTCCCCAAGTGGGCTTCCTCGCCTACGACGACGAACGCATGCTGGGCACGGTGGCCCGGATTGAGCAGGACCTGCGCACCGACTCCGGCCTGCTGCTGCGCTACGCCACGCACAGCGGAATTGACGGCCTGGAGCCCGGCGAGAACCCCTTCCTGGCCTGCAGCTTCTGGCTCGTCGAGCAGTATGCCGCCACCGGGAGGTCAGGGGAGGCACGCACCCTCATGGATCAATTGGTGGCATACTCCAACGAGCTGGGCCTGCTCAGCGAGGAATACGATCCGGTGCACAACACCATGGCTGGAAACTTTCCACAGGCCTTTTCCCACCTTGCCCTGGTCCGCGCAGCCGACGCGCTCAACACCGCGGCGCGGCTGCCGGAGGCCGCTCCTGCCGGTCCTTCCGGCGACTTCCACCCCACCGAAAGAAGCAGATGA
- a CDS encoding DoxX family protein yields the protein MNRQSYSAAAMAALLSVSAVNHFRNPKFYNAVVPRSISTDTDGKFGVLTRRQWTHLSGVLEFAAAAGLLLPATRRAAATGTTLMYIAFIAGHLSALQRAFGPRGSDREKAIHLARLPLQLPLIRWAWSLRG from the coding sequence ATGAACCGCCAAAGTTACTCAGCGGCCGCAATGGCGGCGCTGCTGTCCGTTAGCGCCGTCAATCATTTCCGCAACCCGAAGTTCTACAACGCGGTGGTTCCCCGCAGCATCAGCACGGACACGGACGGCAAGTTCGGCGTGCTGACCCGCCGGCAGTGGACGCACTTGAGCGGGGTGCTGGAGTTTGCCGCCGCGGCCGGCCTGCTGCTGCCGGCCACCCGCCGGGCGGCCGCCACTGGAACCACGCTGATGTACATCGCCTTCATCGCCGGACACCTCAGTGCGCTGCAGCGGGCCTTCGGCCCCCGCGGATCGGACCGGGAGAAGGCCATCCACCTGGCCCGGCTGCCCCTGCAGCTGCCCCTGATCCGCTGGGCCTGGAGCCTGCGCGGCTAG
- a CDS encoding metallophosphoesterase family protein gives MATNLLVLSDTHLPKRARELPAQLWADIEAADAVVHAGDWVSEDALDEMLQRSRKLIACYGNNDGGALPSRLPLVATATVEQVRLAVIHETGPAAGREKRLDEQFPDTDLLIFGHSHIPWDTVTPAGMRLLNPGSPTDRRRQPFCTYMHVKVEGKTVAVEMVRLPPRLPVA, from the coding sequence ATGGCAACGAATTTGCTGGTGCTGTCGGACACCCATTTGCCCAAGCGGGCGCGGGAGCTGCCCGCGCAGCTGTGGGCGGACATCGAGGCGGCTGATGCCGTGGTCCATGCCGGGGACTGGGTCAGCGAAGACGCACTGGATGAAATGCTGCAGCGCTCTCGAAAACTGATTGCCTGCTACGGCAACAACGACGGCGGTGCGCTGCCGTCCCGGCTGCCTTTGGTTGCCACGGCCACGGTTGAGCAGGTGCGGCTGGCAGTCATTCATGAAACGGGTCCTGCCGCCGGGCGGGAAAAACGCCTGGATGAGCAGTTTCCGGACACAGATCTGCTGATTTTCGGGCACAGCCACATTCCGTGGGACACCGTGACCCCGGCCGGGATGCGGCTGCTGAATCCCGGATCACCCACCGACCGCCGCCGTCAGCCGTTCTGCACCTATATGCACGTGAAAGTCGAGGGAAAAACCGTCGCCGTGGAAATGGTCCGGCTTCCCCCACGCCTACCCGTGGCTTAA
- a CDS encoding zinc-dependent alcohol dehydrogenase, which produces MRAVTWQGKESVSVETVADPVIQEPTDAIIRVTSTAVCGSDLHLYGVLMPYMKQGDILGHESMGIVEEVGSAVTSLKKGDRVVIPFQIACGSCFMCRQGLQTQCEVTQVHEKGSGAALFGFSELYGSVPGGQAEYLRVPLADYNPIKVGTELPDHRYLFLSDILPTAWQGVQYANVPDGGTLAVYGLGPVGQFAARIGTHLGYRVIGVDPVAERRKLASQYGVETLDLHKDVADELREMTDGRGPDSVVDAVGMEAHGSPAGKAAQTVVGLLPDKLAQKAMETAGTDRLSALHGALDAVRRGGTVSLSGVYGGTASPMPLMNMFDKQLTLRMGQCNVKRWTDDLMPLVEDPADPLGVTNLVTHQASLEEAPELYKKFQKKEDGCIKVVFQPGSN; this is translated from the coding sequence GTGAGAGCAGTTACATGGCAGGGAAAAGAGTCCGTCAGCGTGGAGACGGTTGCGGATCCGGTGATCCAGGAACCCACCGATGCGATTATCCGCGTAACCTCCACCGCAGTCTGCGGTTCGGATCTTCACCTGTACGGCGTCCTGATGCCCTACATGAAGCAAGGCGACATCCTCGGCCATGAGTCCATGGGCATTGTGGAAGAGGTGGGCTCCGCCGTCACGAGCCTCAAGAAGGGCGACCGCGTAGTCATCCCCTTCCAGATAGCCTGTGGCAGCTGCTTCATGTGCCGCCAGGGACTGCAGACGCAGTGCGAGGTCACCCAGGTCCACGAAAAGGGCTCCGGTGCCGCCCTCTTCGGGTTCTCCGAGCTGTACGGTTCCGTTCCCGGCGGACAGGCCGAGTACCTGCGGGTTCCGCTGGCTGACTACAACCCGATCAAGGTGGGCACCGAACTCCCGGACCACCGCTACCTATTCCTCTCCGACATCCTGCCCACCGCCTGGCAGGGAGTCCAGTACGCGAACGTGCCCGACGGCGGCACCCTCGCCGTCTACGGCCTGGGCCCGGTGGGACAGTTCGCGGCCCGCATCGGCACCCATTTGGGCTACCGGGTGATCGGTGTTGACCCCGTGGCGGAACGGCGCAAGCTGGCCTCCCAGTACGGGGTGGAAACACTGGACCTGCACAAGGACGTTGCAGACGAGCTCCGTGAGATGACGGACGGCCGGGGCCCCGACTCGGTGGTGGACGCCGTCGGCATGGAAGCCCATGGTTCCCCCGCCGGCAAGGCCGCCCAGACCGTCGTTGGCCTGCTCCCGGACAAGCTGGCCCAGAAGGCCATGGAAACGGCCGGAACGGACCGGCTTTCAGCCCTTCACGGAGCGCTCGACGCGGTCCGCCGCGGCGGCACCGTTTCCCTGAGCGGTGTCTACGGCGGCACGGCCAGCCCCATGCCGCTGATGAATATGTTCGACAAGCAGCTGACCCTGCGGATGGGCCAGTGCAACGTCAAGCGCTGGACCGATGACCTGATGCCGCTGGTGGAGGATCCCGCCGATCCGCTGGGCGTCACCAACCTGGTCACCCACCAGGCCAGCCTCGAGGAAGCGCCGGAGCTGTACAAGAAGTTCCAGAAGAAGGAAGACGGCTGCATCAAGGTCGTCTTCCAGCCTGGCAGCAACTAG
- a CDS encoding acetate/propionate family kinase, translating into MLVLVINSGSSSLKYQVRDTANGELLVKGIIDRIGEEAVPDHGAALEELARRLPEALGGREVDAVGHRVVHGGERFSEPVLIDNEIVRSIERLSPLAPLHNPASARGIRAVHDKWPEIPQVAVFDTAFHRTLPEHAWRYALPNSLYRRYGIRRYGFHGTSYGFVAPAAARFLGINPGEFDAVIAHLGNGASVAAIKDGRSIDTSMGFTPLEGLVMGTRSGDVDPSILVFLLREGYDADTLDNLLNRESGLLALGGASDMRTLEEAAAAGNTAAATALDVAAYRLAKYIGAYHVAVGGAQAVVFTAGIGENSWDFRELTVDKLGALGIELDQDANRRRESGARLISSAASAIPVLVVPTDEEEAIAEATAETVTRNNAAPTGTTAV; encoded by the coding sequence ATGCTGGTACTCGTCATCAATTCCGGTTCCTCATCCCTGAAATACCAGGTGCGGGACACCGCAAACGGTGAGCTCTTGGTCAAGGGCATCATCGACCGGATCGGCGAAGAGGCGGTGCCGGACCACGGCGCTGCGCTGGAGGAACTTGCCCGCCGCCTGCCCGAGGCACTCGGCGGGCGGGAGGTTGACGCCGTCGGGCACCGGGTGGTGCACGGCGGCGAGCGCTTCAGTGAGCCGGTCCTGATCGACAATGAAATTGTCCGGTCCATTGAGCGCCTGAGCCCGCTGGCGCCCCTGCACAATCCGGCCAGCGCCCGCGGGATCCGCGCCGTGCATGACAAGTGGCCCGAAATCCCTCAGGTGGCCGTCTTCGACACCGCCTTCCACCGCACCCTGCCTGAGCACGCCTGGCGCTACGCCCTGCCCAACAGCCTGTACCGCAGGTACGGGATCCGCCGGTACGGCTTTCATGGAACCAGCTACGGCTTTGTGGCTCCGGCGGCGGCACGTTTCCTGGGCATCAACCCGGGAGAGTTCGACGCCGTCATTGCGCACCTGGGCAACGGCGCCTCGGTGGCGGCCATCAAGGACGGCCGGAGCATCGACACCTCCATGGGTTTTACCCCCCTGGAGGGACTGGTGATGGGCACGCGGAGCGGCGACGTTGACCCGTCCATCCTGGTGTTCCTGCTCCGGGAAGGCTACGACGCCGACACGCTCGACAACCTGTTGAACCGAGAATCGGGCCTTCTGGCCCTGGGCGGAGCCTCGGACATGCGGACGCTGGAGGAGGCGGCGGCAGCCGGGAACACAGCCGCAGCCACCGCCCTTGACGTTGCCGCGTACCGGCTCGCCAAGTACATCGGCGCCTACCATGTGGCGGTCGGCGGAGCCCAGGCGGTGGTGTTCACGGCCGGCATCGGAGAGAACTCCTGGGACTTCCGCGAGCTGACCGTGGACAAGCTTGGCGCCCTGGGGATCGAACTGGACCAGGATGCAAACCGGCGGCGGGAATCGGGGGCGCGGCTGATCAGCAGCGCCGCGTCTGCCATTCCTGTCCTGGTGGTGCCCACCGACGAAGAGGAAGCAATTGCCGAAGCTACAGCTGAAACCGTGACCCGGAACAATGCTGCTCCGACAGGCACAACCGCCGTTTAG
- the pta gene encoding phosphate acetyltransferase: MARGIYVSAMTPGSGKSLVTLGLADMLLRHADRVGFFRPIVEGSEPAQDPMVRLMQRKFNLTAETSRGGLTRREVRSLLVAGERGEVDSRCLTIYNEVAAHCDVVIIEGTDLSGHDVALEFVLNARLANNLGAVVLAVVNGREMTVPETADAVDVARRELHDARCDLLAMMVNRAEPDDVDEVRTAVRPGASGRPVYVMPELNEISQPSMSEVAKALDARQVAGSSSLERDVVGIKVAAMTVGNFVSQLEHGNLVIAPSDRADVMVAALASAVSPEFPVPSGMVLTGGLPIDAGILALLSQAPFPVFAVDDDTYTAARKVSRVRGEIASGQRRKVAAALGVWTRHVDEHELLERLELPRPEKTTPLRFLNQLIVRARAQRKHIVLPEGLDARVLRAAEILQRRDVCALTILGPEGQVRELAASEGVDLSGTTIINPATSGLRDDFAREYAALRAKKGVTLDDARERMLHGAYFGTMMVQLGRVDGMVSGAAHTTANTIRPALEFIRTKEGVEIVSSVFLMLLQDRVLVYGDCAVNPEPDAKQLADIALASADTAARFGVTPRVAMLSYSTGASGHGESVEMVREATELVRSRRPDLPVEGPIQYDAAVDATTAASKLPGSSVAGQATVFIFPDLNTGNNTYKAVQQSAGAVAVGPILQGLRKPVNDLSRGCTVEDIVNTVAITAVQAQEV, translated from the coding sequence ATGGCCCGCGGAATCTATGTCAGTGCCATGACCCCGGGGTCCGGCAAGTCCCTTGTCACCCTCGGCCTTGCCGACATGCTGCTGCGCCATGCCGACCGCGTAGGGTTTTTCCGGCCAATCGTGGAAGGCTCCGAACCAGCACAGGATCCCATGGTGCGGCTGATGCAGCGCAAGTTCAACCTGACCGCCGAGACGAGCCGGGGCGGGCTCACCCGCCGCGAGGTCCGTTCCCTGCTTGTGGCCGGCGAACGCGGTGAAGTGGATTCCCGGTGCCTGACGATCTACAACGAAGTTGCAGCCCACTGCGACGTGGTGATCATCGAGGGCACCGACCTTTCCGGGCACGACGTCGCCCTTGAGTTTGTCCTGAACGCCCGCCTTGCGAACAACCTGGGCGCCGTGGTGCTGGCGGTTGTCAACGGGCGGGAGATGACAGTGCCGGAAACGGCCGATGCGGTGGACGTGGCCAGGCGCGAGCTGCACGACGCACGCTGTGACCTCCTTGCCATGATGGTCAACCGGGCGGAGCCGGACGACGTAGATGAGGTCCGCACCGCAGTGCGGCCCGGTGCATCCGGGCGGCCCGTGTACGTGATGCCTGAGCTGAACGAGATTTCCCAGCCGTCCATGTCGGAGGTGGCCAAAGCGCTTGACGCACGTCAGGTGGCCGGGAGCTCGTCACTGGAGCGCGACGTCGTGGGCATCAAAGTGGCCGCCATGACCGTGGGAAATTTCGTTTCCCAGTTGGAGCACGGCAACCTGGTCATCGCGCCCAGCGACCGGGCCGATGTCATGGTGGCCGCGCTGGCCTCCGCCGTGTCACCGGAGTTTCCGGTCCCCAGCGGCATGGTCCTGACCGGCGGCCTCCCCATCGATGCGGGGATCCTGGCGCTGCTGTCGCAGGCGCCGTTCCCCGTGTTCGCCGTCGACGACGACACGTACACGGCCGCGCGGAAGGTCAGCCGGGTGCGCGGCGAGATTGCCTCCGGCCAGCGCCGAAAGGTCGCCGCCGCCCTCGGCGTATGGACCCGGCACGTGGACGAGCATGAGCTCCTGGAGCGACTGGAGCTGCCGCGACCGGAGAAAACCACGCCGCTGCGGTTCCTGAACCAACTGATCGTGCGGGCCCGTGCGCAGCGTAAGCACATTGTCCTGCCGGAGGGCCTTGACGCACGGGTGCTCCGCGCCGCGGAAATCCTGCAGCGCCGGGACGTTTGCGCCTTGACCATCCTGGGGCCCGAAGGCCAGGTGAGGGAACTGGCGGCCAGCGAGGGCGTTGACCTCAGCGGCACCACCATCATCAACCCGGCAACCAGTGGACTGCGGGACGACTTTGCCCGCGAATACGCGGCCCTGCGGGCCAAGAAAGGCGTGACCCTAGACGATGCCCGCGAACGTATGCTTCATGGGGCATACTTTGGCACCATGATGGTCCAGCTGGGACGGGTGGACGGGATGGTCTCCGGAGCGGCCCACACCACTGCCAACACCATCCGGCCGGCGCTGGAGTTCATCCGCACCAAGGAGGGGGTGGAGATCGTCTCCTCGGTCTTCCTCATGCTGCTGCAGGACCGGGTGCTGGTGTATGGGGACTGCGCCGTCAACCCGGAGCCGGATGCCAAGCAGCTGGCGGACATCGCCCTGGCCTCCGCGGACACTGCCGCCCGGTTCGGCGTGACACCCCGGGTGGCCATGCTGTCCTATTCCACCGGAGCCTCGGGGCACGGAGAGTCGGTGGAAATGGTCCGCGAGGCCACCGAGCTGGTCCGCAGCCGCCGGCCGGATCTGCCGGTGGAAGGACCCATCCAGTACGACGCCGCAGTGGACGCGACCACTGCCGCCTCGAAACTGCCCGGTTCCAGCGTGGCCGGGCAGGCCACGGTGTTCATCTTTCCTGACCTCAATACCGGCAACAACACCTACAAGGCCGTGCAGCAGTCGGCCGGAGCGGTGGCTGTCGGGCCGATCCTGCAGGGACTGCGGAAACCGGTCAATGACCTTTCCCGCGGCTGCACGGTCGAAGACATTGTCAACACCGTGGCCATCACCGCCGTTCAGGCCCAGGAGGTCTAA
- a CDS encoding APC family permease, whose protein sequence is MSLFRTKPIEDSLADADEPGRRLKRSLTTWDLMIMGVAVAVGAGIFSVGAKAAADFSGPAVTLSFVLAALTCALAIMCYAEFATAIPVAGSAYVFTYATMGELVAWIIGWNLILELFTAAAVIAKYWGIYLSEVFRLLGLDIPATIDLGPVDLTWGPLLIVALFTVLLVMGTKLSAQVSNVFTLIKIGVVLFVIVAGFFYVKAENYTPFIPDSVPTGGTGAEDVMQQSLFSFLTGAAPAQYGALGVFAGAAIVFFAFIGFDVVATSAEEVKDPGKTLPRGIFAGLAVVTLLYIGVSLALTGMVPYTDLAAAEAPNLATAFSLVGNTWAAQVIAIGSLIGLTTVIMVLLMGLARVVLAMSRDGLLPRSLSRTSDKHATPARLQIICGTLVALVAGFTQVDVLEEMINIGTLSAFVVVSLGVLVLRRKRPDLKPAFRVPFGPVLPVLSALLCLYLMANLAVETWLYFAGWLLIGFLLYFAYGQRNSRMNEKFADIRQAERDERADRLEREARSAAPEA, encoded by the coding sequence GTGAGTCTCTTCCGAACCAAACCCATTGAGGATTCCCTAGCGGATGCCGACGAACCGGGACGGAGACTAAAACGTTCGCTGACCACCTGGGATCTGATGATCATGGGCGTGGCAGTGGCCGTGGGTGCCGGCATTTTCTCGGTTGGCGCCAAGGCGGCCGCCGACTTCTCCGGCCCGGCAGTGACCCTGTCTTTCGTCCTCGCCGCACTCACCTGTGCACTGGCCATCATGTGCTACGCAGAATTCGCCACGGCCATCCCGGTAGCCGGATCCGCCTATGTGTTCACCTACGCCACCATGGGCGAACTGGTGGCCTGGATCATCGGCTGGAACCTGATCCTGGAACTGTTCACCGCCGCGGCGGTGATTGCCAAGTACTGGGGCATCTACCTCAGCGAGGTGTTCCGCCTGCTCGGATTGGATATCCCGGCCACCATCGACCTTGGCCCGGTGGATCTCACCTGGGGGCCGCTGCTGATCGTCGCGCTGTTCACTGTGCTGCTGGTGATGGGCACCAAGCTGTCCGCGCAGGTCAGCAACGTCTTCACGCTGATCAAGATCGGGGTGGTGCTCTTCGTCATTGTCGCCGGTTTCTTCTATGTCAAGGCTGAGAACTACACGCCCTTCATTCCGGATTCGGTACCGACCGGGGGCACCGGAGCTGAAGACGTGATGCAGCAGTCCCTGTTCTCCTTCCTGACCGGCGCGGCGCCGGCCCAGTACGGCGCCCTCGGTGTCTTCGCCGGCGCGGCAATTGTGTTCTTCGCCTTCATCGGGTTCGACGTCGTTGCCACCTCCGCCGAGGAAGTGAAGGATCCGGGCAAGACCCTTCCGCGGGGCATCTTCGCCGGGCTGGCAGTGGTCACCCTGCTCTACATCGGCGTATCGCTGGCCCTGACGGGCATGGTCCCCTACACCGATCTGGCTGCCGCCGAAGCCCCGAACCTCGCGACGGCGTTCAGCCTGGTGGGCAACACATGGGCGGCGCAGGTGATTGCCATCGGCTCGCTGATCGGGCTCACCACGGTGATCATGGTGCTCCTTATGGGACTGGCCCGCGTGGTGCTGGCCATGAGCCGCGACGGCCTGCTGCCGCGTTCCCTCTCCCGCACCAGCGACAAGCACGCCACGCCGGCCCGCCTGCAGATAATCTGCGGCACTTTGGTTGCCCTGGTGGCAGGGTTCACGCAGGTGGACGTGCTGGAGGAAATGATCAACATCGGCACGCTGTCCGCATTTGTGGTGGTCAGCCTCGGCGTTCTGGTGCTGCGCCGCAAGCGCCCGGATCTCAAGCCCGCCTTCCGTGTGCCTTTCGGCCCGGTGCTGCCCGTTCTCTCGGCTTTGCTGTGCCTGTATCTGATGGCCAACCTGGCCGTGGAAACCTGGCTCTACTTCGCCGGTTGGCTCCTGATCGGCTTCCTGCTCTACTTCGCGTACGGCCAGCGGAATTCGCGGATGAATGAGAAGTTTGCCGACATCCGGCAGGCGGAGCGGGACGAGCGCGCCGACCGGCTGGAACGCGAAGCGCGTTCCGCCGCACCGGAGGCCTGA
- a CDS encoding thiamine-binding protein, with the protein MLVAFSVAPSGVGPETPAGPAAADASVHDAVAAAVRIVRESGLPNRTDAMFTTLEGEWDEVMEVIRRATEAVGRYGSRVSLVLKADIRPGHTGELVGKVERLEAALERSPGTDSGSGSPLS; encoded by the coding sequence ATGTTAGTTGCCTTCTCAGTAGCCCCGTCCGGCGTCGGTCCGGAAACGCCCGCGGGTCCCGCAGCGGCCGATGCCTCAGTGCACGACGCCGTTGCCGCGGCAGTCCGAATTGTGCGCGAGTCCGGCCTGCCCAACCGGACCGACGCCATGTTCACCACCCTTGAGGGGGAGTGGGACGAGGTGATGGAGGTGATCCGCCGTGCCACGGAGGCGGTGGGCCGCTACGGCAGCCGCGTGTCCCTGGTGCTCAAAGCGGACATCCGGCCCGGCCACACCGGTGAACTCGTTGGCAAGGTCGAGCGGCTGGAAGCGGCACTGGAACGCTCTCCGGGAACGGATTCCGGGAGCGGCAGCCCGCTTTCCTGA
- a CDS encoding spermidine synthase has protein sequence MGRQRPGKTPANSAETSNAPAGGPVAGTYPVDTGTCELIPDQFNPHGWILKVNGAHSSHIDVADPRLLDFEYMRWIAALVDTHWEADAKLRALHLGGAACSMARYFAAGFPNARQVVVELDGRLAELVRAWFDLPRAPLMRLRVGEAREVTETLHDDSRDLVIRDVFAGAKTPERLTTLEFTAEAARVLAPGGLYIINCGDTPDLRGARREAAAVCRVFAHTAVVADPAMLKGRRYGNMIIAGSDAPFAGHPSLPRTLLGGGVPAHLWDDTQVRAFAAGTRPLTDEEAS, from the coding sequence ATGGGCCGCCAGCGGCCCGGAAAGACTCCCGCCAACTCTGCAGAAACAAGTAATGCGCCTGCCGGCGGGCCGGTGGCCGGAACCTATCCGGTGGACACCGGAACCTGTGAACTGATCCCGGACCAGTTCAACCCCCACGGCTGGATCCTGAAGGTCAACGGAGCGCACAGCTCCCACATCGACGTCGCCGATCCGCGCCTGCTGGACTTTGAATACATGCGCTGGATCGCTGCGCTTGTGGACACGCACTGGGAAGCCGACGCGAAGCTGCGCGCCCTGCACCTTGGTGGCGCCGCCTGCTCCATGGCCCGCTACTTTGCCGCCGGTTTTCCCAACGCCCGCCAGGTGGTGGTGGAACTGGACGGCCGGCTCGCCGAGCTGGTGCGTGCCTGGTTTGACCTGCCGCGCGCGCCCCTGATGCGGCTGCGCGTGGGTGAAGCCCGCGAAGTCACGGAAACCCTGCACGACGACAGCCGTGACCTGGTGATACGTGATGTCTTCGCCGGTGCCAAAACTCCGGAGCGTCTCACCACCCTCGAATTCACGGCCGAGGCGGCGCGGGTGCTGGCCCCGGGAGGGCTCTACATCATCAACTGCGGTGATACTCCGGATCTGCGCGGAGCCCGCCGCGAAGCCGCCGCGGTGTGCCGCGTGTTTGCGCACACCGCCGTCGTCGCGGATCCCGCGATGCTCAAGGGCCGGCGCTACGGCAACATGATTATTGCCGGCAGCGACGCACCGTTTGCCGGGCACCCGTCCCTGCCGCGGACCCTGCTGGGCGGCGGCGTTCCTGCCCATCTGTGGGATGACACCCAAGTGCGCGCCTTTGCCGCGGGCACGCGTCCGCTGACGGACGAAGAGGCGTCCTGA